A window of Apium graveolens cultivar Ventura chromosome 8, ASM990537v1, whole genome shotgun sequence contains these coding sequences:
- the LOC141678087 gene encoding pre-mRNA-processing factor 19-like, with amino-acid sequence MNCSISGEVPEEAVVSKNSGLLYEKRLIERHVSDNGKCPVTGEPLTMEDLVPIKTSKIVKPRPVQAASIPGMLGMFQIEWDGLMLSNYALEKQLHTAREELSHALYQHDAACRVIARLKKERDEARSLLAQAERQIPMSISPAVPENGSALSNGKRASEDDELGPEGKKLRAGISSKIIEELTDCNAALSQQRKRRQISSSLALVEAVEQYTQLNSYPLHKTNKPGILSVDIHNSKDIIATGGVDTNAVVFDRTSGEILSTLSGHSKKVTSVRFVAEGELVVTGSADKTVRIWQGSESGNYDCRHILKDHTAEVQAVTVHATNNYFVTASLDSTWCFYDIASGSCLAQVSDTTNTDGYTSAAFHPDGLILGTGTSGAVVKIWDVKSQANVARFDGHIGAVNAISFSENGYFLATAAQDGVKLWDLRKLKNFRTFSPYDEDTPTQSVDFDHSGSYLAIGGSDIRVYQVANVKSEWNCIKILPDLSGTGKVSSVKFGPDAKYLAVGSMDRNLRIFGFPVEDGVMES; translated from the exons ATGAACTGCTCAA TCTCCGGTGAAGTCCCGGAAGAGGCAGTTGTTTCGAAGAACTCTGGTCTTCTGTATGAGAAGAGATTAATCGAGCGCCACGTCTCG GATAATGGAAAATGTCCGGTTACTGGTGAGCCTCTCACTATGGAAGACCTTGTTCCAATCAAAACTTCCAAG ATTGTAAAGCCAAGACCAGTACAGGCTGCAAGCATTCCTGGGATGCTAGGGATGTTCCAGATT GAATGGGACGGCCTGATGTTATCAAATTATGCATTGGAGAAACAACTGCATACAGCAAGGGAAGAGCTTAGTCATGCCCTTTACCAG CATGATGCTGCCTGCCGTGTAATTGCTAGACtaaagaaagaaagagatgaagCGAGGTCACTGTTAGCACAAGCAGAAAGACAGATACCCATGTCTATATCTCCTGCAGTACCAGAAAATGGTTCTGCCTTAAGCAATGGGAAAAGAG CTTCTGAGGATGATGAATTGGGGCCTGAGGGGAAGAAATTACGGGCAGGAATTTCTTCCAAAATTATTGAAGAGTTAACTGATTGCAACGCGGCACTTTCTCAACAACGGAAAAGGCGCCAG ATTTCTTCATCATTAGCTCTTGTTGAAGCTGTGGAGCAGTACACCCAACTCAATAGTTACCCTCTGCACAAAACAAACAAACCTGGGATATTATCTGTGGACATTCATAACTCCAAG GATATCATCGCCACTGGCGGGGTTGATACAAATGCTGTAGTGTTTGATAGAACTTCAGGAGAGATCCTATCTACACTCAGTGGTCACTCGAAAAAG GTGACAAGTGTAAGATTTGTAGCTGAAGGTGAGCTTGTAGTTACTGGCTCTGCTGATAAG ACAGTTCGCATATGGCAAGGGTCAGAGAGTGGAAACTATGATTGCCGGCATATTTTGAAGGATCATACCGCAGAG GTGCAAGCTGTCACTGTCCATGCAACCAACAACTACTTTGTGACGGCTTCTCTTGATAGTACTTGGTGCTTTTATGATATTGCTTCTGGTTCATGTCTAGCACAG GTTTCTGATACTACAAACACTGATGGTTATACATCTGCTGCTTTCCATCCTGATGGTCTCATCCTTGGAACAGGCACCTCTGGAGCTGTTGTTAAAATCTGGGATGTAAAAAGCCAG GCTAATGTCGCGAGATTTGATGGCCACATTGgggctgtaaatgctatatctttTTCAGAAAATGGTTACTTTCTTGCG ACTGCTGCTCAAGACGGTGTGAAGCTGTGGGATCTCCGCAAAttgaagaattttagaacatTTTCACCCTATGATGAAGATACACCCACACAATCAG TGGACTTTGATCACAGTGGTAGCTACCTTGCTATTGGAGGCTCAGATATCAG AGTATACCAAGTTGCCAATGTCAAGTCTGAATGgaattgtataaaaatattacCTGATTTGTCTGGAACAG GGAAAGTGTCTTCTGTGAAATTTGGTCCAGATGCAAAATATTTAGCAGTTGGGTCAATGGATAGAAACCTCCGGATTTTCGGTTTTCCTGTGGAAGATGGTGTAATGGAATCATAA